A stretch of the Bacteroidales bacterium genome encodes the following:
- a CDS encoding PQQ-binding-like beta-propeller repeat protein, with amino-acid sequence MKTVTRIKVLVALVFSILLSATVMAQERNDADWVASFGEDVIWQRVTSFGMLVVATTDGLHGVDPATGNVLWTKNELADLPESGYLPIDGSPFIQLSSADENPTVFIIEPFEGTLVFNSKKAGIDRVKDSYVLSRNLCLLIQGYQAGNNSPSLYSIDLASGKKLWEKHDEFGMLTAFRELGGDKFLLATLWNIYKINSRTGEIYWKQAMDPEAAELMEKMKGVGNLLKNLAENSIKPGDVLADFYMLEDDKDFIFGFESKSTSTKKTSDGKTVTTVKYKSGYQRIDLADGKFVWTEGVSFAGKRGQIIFDKDGLIVCPDAGLNTMVNMVDYSTGEKKWGKNGRGFKVKGGVIDYKYTNEGILLILAKDGSSGSNPAYMVNMLDPAGGTLKFDKYAKLKGNIEQIELLDDGLFYSTDREANILNLSTGVPKFAKSIKTGSNMNVSGDDKIYVFSPGSKALFEIDKNTESFEQLSTEDIKFQGKETPNALELREDGVIILGMQNIALVGFDGSHKFQEYYPAPTISGIMKALNAAMAVRAAYIGIAASMTAAAVGATTAKYADDPIEKEIGVAVTEAYGELGAAGFSYAKKYMKAVNQRFKATANSPDFIFMMTVGDGRKDNRLIRVNKDTGEVMDFVSLGKDKKPSYEVDNISNQIYYRKEPENISCFKFAD; translated from the coding sequence ATGAAAACAGTTACAAGGATTAAAGTGCTTGTTGCATTAGTATTTTCAATTTTACTAAGTGCAACTGTTATGGCTCAGGAACGCAATGATGCTGACTGGGTAGCAAGTTTTGGAGAGGATGTAATATGGCAGAGAGTTACTTCTTTCGGTATGCTTGTTGTGGCAACAACAGACGGCTTGCATGGGGTGGACCCTGCCACAGGCAATGTACTGTGGACTAAAAATGAATTAGCCGATTTGCCGGAGTCCGGTTATCTGCCGATAGACGGTAGTCCCTTTATACAGTTGTCTTCTGCAGATGAAAACCCTACGGTGTTTATCATTGAGCCCTTTGAAGGAACATTAGTGTTCAATTCGAAAAAAGCCGGTATAGACAGGGTAAAAGACAGCTATGTGTTGTCACGGAATTTGTGCTTGCTGATACAAGGTTATCAGGCAGGTAATAATAGTCCGTCGTTGTATTCGATAGATCTTGCAAGTGGTAAGAAGCTTTGGGAAAAGCACGATGAGTTTGGTATGCTTACTGCTTTTCGTGAATTAGGCGGCGATAAATTTTTGTTGGCTACCTTGTGGAATATTTATAAGATTAATTCAAGGACCGGAGAGATTTATTGGAAGCAAGCAATGGATCCGGAGGCTGCTGAATTAATGGAGAAAATGAAAGGGGTAGGTAATTTACTTAAAAATTTAGCTGAAAATTCGATAAAGCCGGGTGATGTTCTTGCTGACTTTTATATGTTGGAGGACGATAAAGATTTTATTTTCGGCTTCGAGTCGAAATCAACTTCTACAAAAAAGACAAGTGACGGAAAAACAGTAACTACTGTTAAATATAAAAGCGGTTATCAGCGTATAGATTTAGCCGACGGCAAGTTTGTATGGACTGAAGGAGTGAGTTTTGCCGGCAAGAGAGGACAGATTATTTTTGATAAAGACGGATTGATTGTTTGTCCGGATGCAGGTCTTAACACTATGGTAAATATGGTTGATTACAGCACAGGTGAAAAAAAATGGGGTAAGAACGGCAGGGGATTTAAGGTAAAAGGAGGTGTTATTGATTACAAATACACCAATGAGGGAATTTTGCTGATATTGGCTAAAGATGGCAGTAGTGGAAGTAATCCTGCCTATATGGTGAATATGCTTGATCCTGCCGGCGGAACATTGAAATTCGATAAATATGCTAAGTTGAAAGGTAACATAGAACAAATAGAATTATTAGATGACGGTTTATTTTATTCAACTGACAGAGAGGCAAATATTCTGAATCTTTCTACCGGAGTGCCTAAATTTGCTAAATCAATCAAAACCGGTTCTAATATGAATGTTTCCGGAGATGATAAGATCTATGTGTTTTCTCCCGGAAGCAAGGCTCTTTTCGAGATTGATAAAAATACTGAAAGTTTTGAGCAGCTTTCTACAGAAGATATTAAGTTTCAAGGCAAGGAAACCCCAAATGCATTAGAATTAAGAGAAGACGGAGTAATAATTTTGGGTATGCAGAACATTGCTCTGGTTGGTTTTGACGGTAGTCATAAGTTTCAAGAGTATTATCCTGCACCCACTATCTCCGGAATTATGAAAGCCTTGAATGCGGCAATGGCAGTAAGGGCAGCTTATATTGGCATAGCTGCTTCTATGACAGCTGCGGCAGTTGGGGCTACTACTGCAAAATATGCAGATGATCCCATAGAGAAAGAGATAGGGGTCGCTGTAACAGAAGCATACGGAGAGTTGGGTGCCGCAGGTTTCTCTTATGCAAAAAAGTACATGAAGGCTGTGAATCAGCGATTTAAGGCTACAGCCAACTCGCCTGACTTTATTTTTATGATGACAGTAGGCGACGGTCGAAAAGATAATCGACTAATACGTGTAAATAAAGATACAGGTGAAGTTATGGATTTTGTAAGTCTCGGAAAAGACAAGAAGCCAAGCTATGAGGTGGATAATATTTCTAATCAGATTTATTACCGCAAAGAACCCGAAAATATATCTTGCTTTAAGTTTGCTGATTAA
- a CDS encoding RNA polymerase sigma factor, whose protein sequence is MKKIIAGCKKGNAKSKKDLYDRFAPIMLSLCYRYAKNKPDAEDIFQEGFLKVYENISQLRKPEVLEWWMKKIFVNEAFKLYKKKTRLYLVDDITLLGNSINDNISNNNIFSNIETDELTRIIQNLPDRMRIVFNMYSIEGFSHKEIADMLEISVGTSKSHLHDARKKLQHNIIIKKINLYG, encoded by the coding sequence TTGAAGAAAATTATTGCGGGCTGTAAAAAAGGTAATGCCAAATCTAAAAAAGATTTGTATGATAGGTTTGCACCAATAATGTTAAGCCTTTGTTACAGGTATGCAAAAAACAAACCGGATGCAGAAGACATTTTCCAAGAAGGATTTCTTAAGGTATATGAGAATATTTCACAATTAAGAAAACCTGAAGTTTTGGAATGGTGGATGAAAAAAATATTTGTGAATGAAGCATTTAAACTTTATAAAAAGAAAACAAGATTATACCTTGTTGATGATATTACTTTATTGGGAAACAGCATAAATGATAATATAAGTAATAATAATATTTTTAGTAACATAGAAACAGATGAACTAACTCGGATTATTCAAAATTTACCTGACAGAATGCGAATTGTTTTCAACATGTATAGTATTGAAGGTTTTTCTCATAAGGAAATAGCTGATATGTTAGAGATTTCCGTAGGTACATCAAAATCCCATTTACATGATGCAAGAAAGAAATTACAACATAATATTATTATAAAAAAAATTAATTTGTACGGATAA
- the ligA gene encoding NAD-dependent DNA ligase LigA: MNKEKKIKKIEVLRLELSKHNYNYYVLSQPTISDYDYDMMLKELEALEKEHPEFQDLNSPTARVGADRDNTFKQVKHDYPMLSLGNTYNFEELEDFDNRIKKIIGHETSFKYACELKYDGTAISIKYKNGKFFQAVTRGDGEKGDDVSDNVRTIRSIPLQLQGNDFPVTFEIRGEIIMPHNVFKELNSEREDIGETPFANPRNAASGTIKMKNSTEVAKRKLDAFLYFLLGENLPSNSHTENLNKAKTWGFKISENNKQANDINEVVEFINYWDKKRENLPYDIDGIVIKVDSKHLQDELGFTGKSPRWAISYKFKAERIASKLLSIDYQVGRTGAITPVANLEPIQLAGTTVKRASLHNADIIKELDIRINDTVFVEKGGEIIPKIVGVDKSKRTSDSAETIYISNCPVCNSKLVRIDGEALHYCTNSLACPPQIKGKTEHFVSRKAMDINCGEATVNALFNAGHLNNIADFYKLTFEQIYNLEGFKEKSAGNLLESINQSKSIPFERVLFALGIRFVGSTVAKVLAKSFKTIDDIMQANIEQLTETDEIGERIAESVFNFFRNELNIKIINDLKTAGLQFEIIESEGETNILKGTKFVISGTFTKYSRNELKQMIEQNGGKNTSSVSKSTDYFLGGENVGPSKLEKVKKFGIKIISEDEFVKMIHSNS; encoded by the coding sequence ATGAATAAAGAAAAAAAAATCAAAAAAATAGAAGTATTAAGACTTGAGCTTTCAAAACATAATTACAACTATTACGTACTCTCACAACCAACAATTTCTGATTATGATTACGATATGATGCTCAAAGAATTAGAAGCATTAGAAAAAGAACACCCCGAATTTCAAGACCTCAATTCACCTACTGCTCGCGTTGGTGCTGACAGAGATAACACTTTCAAGCAAGTGAAACATGATTATCCGATGTTATCTTTGGGAAACACATACAATTTTGAAGAACTTGAAGATTTTGATAATCGCATAAAAAAAATAATAGGACATGAAACTTCCTTTAAATATGCTTGTGAATTAAAATATGACGGAACAGCAATCAGTATTAAATATAAAAACGGCAAATTTTTTCAAGCAGTTACCAGAGGCGACGGAGAAAAAGGAGATGATGTTTCTGATAACGTAAGAACAATACGTTCAATTCCTCTGCAACTTCAAGGAAATGATTTTCCCGTTACATTTGAAATAAGAGGTGAAATTATTATGCCTCATAATGTATTTAAAGAATTAAATTCCGAACGAGAAGATATCGGAGAAACACCATTTGCAAATCCTCGAAATGCTGCATCAGGAACCATTAAAATGAAGAATTCGACAGAAGTTGCAAAACGTAAATTAGATGCTTTTCTTTACTTTCTGTTAGGTGAAAATTTACCTTCGAATTCACACACAGAAAATCTGAATAAAGCAAAAACATGGGGATTTAAAATTTCCGAAAACAATAAACAGGCAAATGACATTAATGAAGTCGTTGAATTTATTAATTATTGGGATAAAAAACGAGAAAACTTACCTTACGACATTGACGGTATTGTTATAAAAGTAGATTCAAAACATTTGCAAGACGAACTTGGTTTTACCGGAAAATCGCCTCGTTGGGCAATTTCATACAAGTTTAAAGCAGAACGTATTGCAAGCAAATTATTATCAATTGATTATCAGGTCGGACGAACAGGGGCTATAACACCTGTTGCTAATTTAGAACCTATTCAATTAGCCGGAACAACCGTTAAACGTGCATCTTTGCATAATGCAGATATTATAAAAGAATTAGATATAAGAATTAATGATACAGTTTTTGTTGAGAAAGGCGGTGAAATTATTCCAAAAATCGTTGGTGTTGATAAAAGTAAAAGAACATCTGATTCAGCAGAAACAATATATATTTCAAATTGCCCGGTTTGTAACAGCAAACTTGTGCGAATAGACGGAGAAGCCTTGCACTATTGTACAAATTCACTCGCTTGTCCCCCACAAATCAAAGGCAAAACAGAACATTTTGTGAGCCGTAAAGCAATGGATATTAATTGCGGAGAAGCTACTGTTAATGCTCTTTTTAATGCCGGACATCTAAACAATATTGCCGATTTTTATAAATTAACTTTTGAGCAAATATATAATTTGGAAGGCTTTAAAGAAAAATCTGCCGGTAATTTATTAGAAAGTATTAATCAATCAAAATCTATACCTTTTGAACGAGTCCTTTTTGCTCTCGGAATAAGATTTGTAGGAAGCACCGTAGCAAAAGTTTTGGCAAAAAGTTTCAAGACAATTGATGATATAATGCAAGCAAACATCGAACAACTAACAGAAACCGATGAAATTGGTGAACGTATTGCTGAAAGTGTTTTCAATTTTTTTCGTAATGAATTGAATATAAAAATCATTAACGATTTAAAAACTGCCGGTTTGCAATTTGAAATTATTGAAAGTGAAGGAGAGACAAATATTCTAAAAGGAACAAAATTTGTAATATCCGGAACATTCACAAAGTACTCAAGAAACGAACTCAAACAAATGATTGAGCAAAACGGAGGCAAAAATACAAGTTCCGTTTCTAAAAGTACTGATTATTTTCTTGGCGGAGAAAATGTTGGTCCTTCAAAACTTGAAAAGGTTAAAAAATTCGGCATTAAGATAATTTCGGAAGATGAGTTTGTTAAGATGATTCATTCAAATTCATAA
- a CDS encoding N-acetylmuramoyl-L-alanine amidase, protein MIKFLKIIFVIISVIFIDNTVFSQDKNDNVDIIVIDAGHGGKDPGALGKLSKEKDLALAIALKLGQYIEENLPDVQVIYTRKTDKFIELHKRSDVANKNNADLFISIHVNASRASHVTGTSTFVMGLNKSDKQLEVVKRENSVILIEEDYKTKYYGFDPNSPESEIIFSLYQNAYLEQSIKIAELVQYQFKERAKRENRDVRQAGLVVLWNCSMPSILIETGFITNPEEEKYLRSKDGQSIIASAIYRAVKSYKNTVEGNKDISKVDNNIVFKIQIAYSAKEIDTSPENFKGIKNIERIEDGKYFRYFTGNAKTYEEIAELQKEVRKKIPEAYVIALNNGKLITVKDALQLMNN, encoded by the coding sequence ATGATAAAATTCTTAAAAATTATATTTGTTATAATTTCCGTTATTTTTATTGATAATACAGTATTTTCTCAAGATAAAAATGATAATGTTGATATAATTGTTATTGATGCCGGGCACGGAGGAAAAGATCCCGGAGCATTAGGAAAATTAAGTAAGGAAAAAGATCTTGCTCTGGCAATTGCATTAAAATTAGGCCAATACATAGAAGAAAACTTGCCCGATGTTCAAGTTATATATACCAGAAAAACAGATAAATTTATTGAACTTCATAAACGGTCTGATGTTGCAAATAAAAATAATGCTGACCTTTTCATATCAATTCATGTTAATGCCAGCAGGGCATCACATGTTACCGGAACATCAACTTTTGTAATGGGCCTCAATAAATCTGATAAACAACTTGAAGTCGTAAAACGAGAAAACTCTGTAATCTTAATTGAGGAAGATTATAAAACTAAATACTATGGTTTTGATCCTAATTCACCTGAATCAGAGATCATTTTTTCATTATATCAAAATGCTTATTTAGAACAAAGTATAAAAATTGCCGAATTGGTTCAATATCAATTCAAAGAGCGTGCAAAACGTGAAAACAGGGATGTAAGACAAGCAGGGTTAGTGGTGCTTTGGAATTGCTCTATGCCAAGTATTTTAATTGAAACAGGATTTATTACAAATCCGGAAGAAGAAAAATATTTAAGAAGCAAAGACGGGCAATCAATAATTGCATCTGCAATTTACAGAGCAGTGAAATCATATAAAAATACTGTTGAAGGCAACAAAGATATTTCAAAAGTTGATAATAACATAGTTTTCAAAATACAAATTGCCTATTCAGCTAAAGAAATTGATACTTCTCCTGAAAATTTCAAAGGAATTAAAAATATTGAAAGAATTGAAGACGGCAAATACTTCAGATACTTTACCGGAAATGCAAAAACTTATGAAGAAATTGCAGAATTGCAAAAAGAAGTAAGAAAAAAAATTCCGGAAGCATATGTAATAGCATTAAATAACGGGAAACTAATTACCGTAAAGGATGCTTTACAACTAATGAATAATTAA
- a CDS encoding MlaD family protein codes for MTKDQRRVVKTGIVFTIITFIVIWGVNYIKSNDLLTNKTVLYGVYDNVKELSVGNHVYISGTKVGKIVNVDFIKGNLNKLVVEFHIRKGIKIPDSTIAMITSTDIMGTMGLELIINNRTKKHYKSGDTLQTKVASSISEEVNKQIMPLKLKTESMLATLDSLLVAFRAVFNPKTRKNINLSFERIQHTLKYLESASNKLDNLMTSEGKRLTQILKNAESITKNIENNNENINKILGNFGEISDSLAASNLINVIHKADNSITKLSEIMDKIEKGEGTLGLLLEDEELYNNLDKASKDLDKLLIDIKENPKRYVRFSAFNFGKKIIVNDTDSISEK; via the coding sequence ATGACTAAAGATCAAAGAAGAGTAGTCAAAACAGGAATTGTATTTACAATTATTACTTTTATTGTTATTTGGGGTGTTAATTATATAAAGAGTAACGACCTGTTGACAAATAAAACTGTTCTTTACGGTGTATATGATAATGTAAAAGAATTATCTGTTGGAAATCATGTTTACATAAGCGGAACAAAAGTAGGTAAAATTGTTAATGTCGATTTTATTAAAGGAAATCTTAATAAATTGGTCGTTGAGTTTCATATAAGAAAAGGCATAAAAATACCCGACAGCACAATAGCCATGATAACAAGCACCGATATTATGGGAACAATGGGATTAGAACTTATTATTAATAATCGAACAAAAAAACATTATAAATCCGGAGATACTTTACAAACAAAAGTTGCAAGCAGTATTTCTGAAGAAGTAAACAAGCAAATCATGCCGTTAAAATTAAAAACCGAAAGTATGCTGGCAACTCTTGATTCTCTTCTTGTTGCATTCAGGGCAGTTTTCAATCCGAAAACAAGAAAAAATATAAACCTGAGTTTTGAGCGTATTCAACATACTTTAAAATATTTGGAAAGTGCATCAAATAAATTGGATAATTTAATGACATCTGAAGGAAAAAGACTTACTCAAATTTTAAAGAATGCAGAATCAATAACAAAAAACATTGAAAATAATAATGAAAATATAAATAAAATTTTGGGTAACTTCGGTGAAATAAGTGACTCTTTGGCAGCATCCAACTTAATTAATGTTATACATAAGGCAGACAATTCTATAACAAAATTAAGTGAAATAATGGACAAAATTGAAAAAGGTGAAGGCACACTCGGTTTGCTTTTAGAAGATGAAGAATTATACAATAATTTGGATAAAGCATCAAAAGACCTTGATAAACTTCTCATTGATATAAAAGAAAATCCGAAACGCTATGTTAGGTTTTCAGCTTTTAATTTTGGTAAAAAAATTATCGTAAACGATACTGATTCAATATCTGAAAAATGA
- a CDS encoding DUF3137 domain-containing protein, with product MISINEAINSKIIDINELENFRLKKLKERKQRTLTAFISSISVTIISIVLSIIIYNGWVMITGIIIAGIIFFIVRGSQLVSIERNIRKNLLQSFFKAVIPEMSYSTYDYVSREQFEKSKFIWSYTHHSGENLFAGKLNNFNAVFSELRLYETNDKIRFTIFKGVFILITYPDQFKGRTVVKPFSKETTADRKIGNFIQKIIKSGDPEISINDKSFNEEFKVFSTNENEAKNILTKEFRSFLLSYTLNSKTEAFFSINENKIYFGLNKFEDLFKIEVKKPINKNLLENYYNNLKTLTNISEKLFRLVDFAYKNPKIHDNRFLNFDNELKY from the coding sequence ATGATATCAATTAATGAAGCAATTAACAGTAAAATTATTGATATTAATGAACTCGAAAATTTCAGATTAAAAAAACTTAAAGAAAGAAAACAAAGGACATTAACTGCTTTTATTTCAAGTATATCTGTTACTATAATCTCAATTGTATTAAGCATAATTATTTATAACGGTTGGGTAATGATAACAGGAATTATTATTGCCGGTATAATATTTTTTATTGTAAGAGGCAGTCAACTTGTTAGTATTGAAAGGAATATAAGAAAAAATTTGTTACAATCTTTTTTCAAGGCTGTTATTCCGGAAATGTCTTATTCAACATATGATTATGTCAGCAGAGAACAATTTGAAAAAAGTAAATTTATTTGGTCTTATACACATCACAGCGGAGAAAACCTGTTTGCCGGGAAGCTCAATAATTTTAATGCAGTATTTTCTGAATTAAGGCTTTATGAAACAAATGACAAAATCAGGTTTACAATTTTTAAAGGGGTTTTCATTTTAATAACTTATCCGGATCAATTTAAAGGCAGAACAGTTGTAAAACCATTCAGCAAAGAAACAACAGCAGACAGAAAAATAGGGAATTTCATACAAAAGATTATAAAATCCGGTGATCCGGAAATAAGCATTAATGATAAATCATTTAATGAAGAGTTTAAAGTTTTCTCAACAAATGAAAATGAAGCTAAAAATATATTAACTAAAGAATTTAGGAGCTTTTTGTTATCATACACTCTTAATTCAAAGACTGAAGCTTTTTTTAGTATTAATGAAAATAAAATTTATTTCGGCTTGAATAAATTTGAAGACCTGTTTAAGATTGAAGTTAAAAAGCCGATAAATAAAAATTTGCTTGAGAATTATTATAACAATCTTAAAACACTGACAAATATTTCAGAGAAGTTATTTAGATTGGTAGATTTTGCATATAAAAACCCGAAAATTCATGATAACAGATTTTTAAATTTTGATAATGAACTAAAATATTAA
- a CDS encoding glycosyltransferase, protein MKFSFIIPVYNRPQEVEELLESMHKQSKKDFEVIIVEDGSNIKCDEIVEKYKNLLNIKYFFKNNTGPGQSRNYGSERVTGNYCIFLDSDCILPADYFEIVQNSLTKSFVDAYGGPDKADSSFTLLQKAINYSMTSFFTTGGIRGGSEKIDKFHPRSFNMGYSKEVFNLTKGFSKMRFGEDIDMSIRILDNGFKTKLLKEAYVYHKRRTNFRQFFKQIYNSGIARINLSKRHPKSLKLVHLAPAIFLFGLINLLILIFSVSVYFVIPIIAYTFMIFIDSWIKNKNLKVGLLSILTSYCQLTAYGLGFITAFWKRNILKGDEFSAFNKNFYK, encoded by the coding sequence ATAAAATTCTCATTTATAATTCCTGTTTATAACAGACCACAGGAAGTTGAAGAATTACTTGAAAGTATGCATAAACAATCAAAAAAAGACTTTGAAGTAATTATTGTTGAAGACGGGTCAAATATAAAGTGTGATGAAATTGTTGAGAAGTATAAAAACTTACTTAATATTAAATATTTTTTCAAAAACAATACAGGCCCGGGGCAAAGCAGAAATTACGGAAGCGAAAGAGTTACCGGGAATTATTGTATTTTTTTGGATTCTGATTGCATTTTACCTGCGGATTATTTTGAAATTGTTCAAAATTCATTAACGAAAAGTTTTGTTGATGCTTACGGCGGACCTGATAAAGCAGACAGCAGTTTTACTTTACTTCAAAAAGCTATTAATTATTCTATGACTTCTTTTTTTACTACAGGAGGAATACGAGGAGGCAGTGAAAAGATTGATAAGTTTCATCCTCGAAGTTTCAATATGGGGTATTCTAAAGAAGTTTTTAATCTTACAAAAGGGTTTTCAAAAATGCGATTCGGAGAAGATATTGACATGAGTATTCGCATTTTAGACAACGGATTCAAAACTAAATTACTTAAAGAAGCTTATGTATATCATAAAAGACGTACAAATTTCAGACAGTTTTTCAAACAAATATATAATTCAGGAATTGCCAGAATAAACTTATCTAAAAGACATCCGAAGTCTTTAAAACTTGTTCATCTTGCACCGGCAATTTTCTTATTCGGTCTGATAAATTTGCTTATTCTGATTTTTTCCGTTTCAGTTTACTTTGTTATTCCGATTATAGCTTATACATTTATGATTTTTATTGATTCTTGGATAAAAAACAAAAATCTAAAAGTTGGATTATTATCGATATTAACAAGCTATTGTCAATTAACAGCTTACGGTCTGGGATTTATTACTGCTTTTTGGAAAAGAAATATCCTAAAAGGAGATGAATTTTCAGCATTTAATAAAAATTTTTACAAATAA
- a CDS encoding AAA family ATPase, whose amino-acid sequence MINQLSIKNFKSIKELDFNPKRINVFIGAPNVGKSNILEALSLFNVPYIENSENKFEGLIRHKNLKNLFYDNIPNEKIEVKTNIGVAQLRYRYNLDTCDLFLGKDSLNDKDLVLEKDYSTLISKLNKLNERHPNAFNSDEITFFFSYFNQSGKIFQTDVSNHYSSIRKYTFKKDIEGINGYFKYLLPPHGENINTIILRNKEIHKEAASFFEIYGLEFLYDTENNLFEIQKKQEKLIYKYPYKLIADTLQRIIFYLTVVETNKNTSILLEEPETHSYPPYTKMLAKRIALSDTNQFFITTHSPYLLYNLIENTEFEERNIIIADYKDYQTKIKILSKDEIINRILEDKIEIFFNMDKFLSDE is encoded by the coding sequence ATGATAAATCAATTAAGTATAAAAAACTTTAAATCAATAAAGGAATTAGATTTTAACCCCAAGCGGATAAATGTATTTATAGGTGCTCCTAATGTAGGCAAATCCAACATCTTGGAAGCTTTATCATTATTTAACGTTCCTTATATTGAAAATTCTGAAAACAAGTTTGAAGGTTTAATCAGACATAAAAATTTGAAAAATTTATTTTACGATAATATACCGAATGAAAAGATAGAAGTTAAAACAAATATTGGTGTTGCACAATTAAGATACAGATATAATCTTGATACATGTGATTTATTTTTAGGCAAAGATTCTTTGAATGATAAAGATTTAGTTTTAGAAAAAGATTACTCAACTTTAATATCAAAATTAAACAAATTAAATGAAAGGCATCCTAATGCTTTTAATTCTGATGAAATAACGTTCTTTTTCAGTTATTTCAACCAATCCGGTAAAATATTTCAAACAGATGTTTCAAATCATTACAGTTCAATCAGAAAATATACTTTCAAAAAAGATATAGAAGGTATTAACGGTTATTTTAAATATTTACTGCCTCCTCACGGAGAAAATATAAATACAATAATTTTAAGAAACAAAGAAATTCATAAAGAAGCAGCATCTTTCTTTGAAATCTATGGTTTAGAATTTTTATATGATACAGAAAACAATCTTTTCGAAATTCAAAAAAAACAGGAAAAACTTATATATAAATATCCATATAAACTAATTGCAGATACTTTACAAAGAATAATTTTCTATTTAACTGTTGTAGAAACAAATAAAAATACAAGCATATTACTGGAAGAACCCGAAACACATTCATATCCTCCATATACAAAAATGCTTGCAAAACGAATTGCTTTAAGTGATACAAATCAATTCTTTATTACTACACACAGTCCGTATTTATTGTATAATTTAATTGAAAATACTGAATTTGAAGAACGAAACATTATTATTGCAGATTATAAAGATTATCAAACTAAAATAAAGATATTAAGTAAAGATGAAATTATAAACAGAATCTTGGAAGATAAAATTGAAATATTCTTTAATATGGATAAATTCCTTTCTGATGAATAA
- the dapA gene encoding 4-hydroxy-tetrahydrodipicolinate synthase: MQNKLTGTGVALVTPFRNDDSIDFSSLKKLVEHVVTGGVDFLVVMGTTGENPVLSQQEQKTVLDYIIEVSDKKLPVVFGIGGNNTQAVINTIKDTDFTNIDAILSATPYYNKPTQKGLYIHYKTIASACPVPIILYNVPGRTSVNLNAETTLKLASDFKNIVAVKEASGNFNQIMQIIKNKPDDFTVLSGDDTYTMPYIAMGMEGVISVTANAYPKEFSDMVRASLKYDFKTAQELHYKLLDLSNSLFLEGNPGGVKAALEILGITSKYVRLPLASVSKGTYKIIETHMKNI, encoded by the coding sequence ATGCAAAACAAATTAACAGGAACCGGAGTAGCATTAGTAACTCCGTTCAGAAACGATGACAGTATTGATTTCAGTTCACTAAAAAAATTAGTTGAACATGTTGTAACCGGCGGTGTAGATTTTCTGGTTGTTATGGGAACTACCGGTGAAAATCCGGTTTTATCACAACAAGAGCAAAAAACCGTTTTAGATTATATTATTGAAGTATCCGATAAGAAACTTCCTGTTGTGTTCGGTATAGGAGGCAATAATACACAAGCTGTTATCAATACCATAAAAGATACCGACTTTACTAATATTGATGCAATACTTTCGGCTACACCTTATTATAATAAACCTACTCAAAAAGGTTTATATATTCACTACAAAACAATTGCAAGTGCATGCCCTGTTCCGATTATATTGTATAATGTACCCGGAAGAACATCCGTAAACTTAAATGCTGAAACAACGTTGAAATTAGCAAGTGATTTTAAAAATATAGTTGCAGTTAAAGAAGCATCCGGTAACTTTAATCAAATTATGCAAATTATAAAAAATAAACCTGATGATTTTACGGTGCTGTCCGGTGATGATACTTATACAATGCCATATATTGCAATGGGAATGGAAGGAGTTATCTCCGTTACTGCAAATGCTTACCCCAAAGAATTTTCAGATATGGTAAGGGCTTCTCTTAAATATGATTTCAAAACTGCACAAGAGCTTCATTATAAACTTCTTGATTTATCAAACAGCTTATTTCTTGAAGGAAATCCGGGAGGAGTTAAAGCAGCATTAGAAATTCTGGGAATCACCTCAAAATATGTTCGTTTGCCTTTAGCATCAGTCAGTAAAGGGACTTATAAAATTATTGAAACCCATATGAAAAATATTTAA